In Notamacropus eugenii isolate mMacEug1 chromosome 1, mMacEug1.pri_v2, whole genome shotgun sequence, one genomic interval encodes:
- the NISCH gene encoding nischarin isoform X1 has protein sequence MAAAPRGFGPEEEEAEPAKEARIPGSELVENYTVYIIQVTVGSHQWTVKHRYSDFHDLHEKLVAEKKIDKNLLPPKKIIGKNSKSLVEKRQKDLEVYLQTLLTKFPVAAPKVLSHFLHFHLYEINGITAALAEELFHKGEQLLVAGEVFAIRPLQLYAITQQLRQGKPTCANGDAQTDLGHILDFTCRLRYLKVSGTGGPFGTSNIQEHLLPFDLSIFKSLHQIEISHCDAKHIKGLISSKRTLATLSVRFSATSMKEIIVPEASEFDEWEPEGARPDCAVTAVIPTWRALTTLDMSHNSISQIDDSVKLIPKIEFLDLSHNGVMVVENLQHLYNLIHLDLSYNKLTSLEGVHTKLGNIKTLNLAGNLLESLSGLNKLYSLVNLDLRNNKIEQIEEIRNIGNLPCLEEVVLSSNPLSIIPDYRTKVLAQFGDRASEVCLDNIITTEKELDTVEVLKAIQKAKEAKYRLNNSDKKISEDSRLTAASSKPNCSSLPVRPSSPSLPRLLGPSQEIIHRKAALASSFSPPASVTPNGHLLTQNYSEPSVSARKGQAASIMGSRKNSETDNPTCLGRSEEERAVLPDPGNIIILPFTCIAYTTTNQDFIQHLSAVIRQVVQRQPLSWTEAASRRGPGSDSRDIDTEGGYFEMGLPKGEPALEWSTGPDGGPSTEHLHILKVLWSFSIQVHKGIRQFAACFVLTDSVVAVFEIPHEASEGSSHHILSSLKLVLCFPYGDLTEFGFLMPEVCLVLKVRTGGHCLCLISDASHLQEFHSCLHTCCSPQDTPVVGSSMLYCGKTSLQEFVYQLMGFHHISSEDSEIKGCFPAYLVYGDKSDIWPTSGHSEGETEWTQHGLQRPFCEPSEAGQSAVHPCWIFLTPQHLNILKADFSALPEKGRCSSDTRKIFKLSRIPLASVLLHPTHQSTQPQGSFSDGHVLELLVGYRFVTAVFVLPHEKFHFLRIYNLLRTFLQDVKTIVIFKASKNLEMARNHLLDSNNLQAASFSKPHLTLSSPYPSEFLMQKMTEDNQIPFYLPVSSSLQYVAGLRGSAIVEFFHNNVAEVENEELRHLMWSSVLFYKTPDVEVTACVLLTTKAVYFLLDDSIRHHCEPLLDFWNQRNSAYDSSPFHLSQCFVLKLNDLQSVHVGLFDQYFRVTGSSADHIVTCLTRDSYCTHAFIQHLMAVLSLLARTPSPEPVDKDFYSEFGNKNTGKMDNYEYIHSSRVKFIYPNEEEIGDLAFIVAEKMEDLAERPALNILLYVLAFQVNPVEGTCSAGSSLQPKTLILTSSDLFLFDEDHVSYPLPEFAKEPPKKDKYQFVDGRRIRDLDRVLMGYQMYPQALTFVFDDVQNQDLMQNLTLDHFGDTLVNAQGAPKPRGRDGGREVQWYVFIPSAESREKLISMLARQWEILCGRELPLELTG, from the exons GAAATAAACGGCATCACTGCTGCTCTAGCCGAGGAACTCTTTCACAAAG GCGAGCAGCTCTTGGTGGCTGGAGAGGTTTTTGCCATTAGGCCGTTGCAGTTATATGCGATCACTCAGCAGCTCCGGCAGGGGAAACCCACCTGTGCTAATGGAGATGCCCAGACTGACCTGGGCCACATTCTGGACTTTACCTGTAGACTCCGATACCTGAAG GTATCTGGTACAGGAGGACCTTTTGGCACCAGCAACATTCAGGAGCATCTCTTGCCTTTTGATTTGTCAATATTTAAGTCTCTTCATCAGATAGAG ATAAGTCATTGTGATGCAAAGCATATCAAAGGACTGATTTCATCCAAACGCACCTTAGCCACACTGAGTGTCCGTTTCTCAGCAACCTCAATGAAA GAAATCATTGTTCCCGAAGCCTCAGAATTTGATGAGTGGGAGCCAGAGGGTGCGCGTCCCGATTGCGCCGTCACAGCGGTCATTCCAACATGGAGAGCGTTAACGACCCTAGATATGAGTCACAATAGCATCTCACAGATTGACGACTCTGTG aaacTTATTCCAAAGATTGAATTCTTAGATCTGAGTCACAATGGCGTGATGGTAGTAGAAAATCTCCAG CATCTGTACAATCTCATTCATTTGGATCTGTCATACAACAAACTCACTTCGTTAGAAGGCGTTCATACCAAACTAGGGAATATCAAGACTCTGAATTTAGCAGGGAACCTGCTGGAAAGTCTGAGTGGATTGAACAAGCTATATTCTCTAGTCAACTTGGACCTCAGGAACAATAAAATTGAACAG ATCGAGGAGATAAGAAACATAGGAAACCTCCCTTGCCTAGAAGAAGTGGTGTTATCCAGCAATCCTCTGAGCATCATCCCTGATTACAGGACCAAAGTGCTAGCTCAGTTTGGGGACAGGGCCTCTGAG GTCTGTTTGGATAATATCATTACTACAGAGAAGGAACTTGATACTGTAGAGGTATTGAAAGCAATTCAGAAAGCAAAGGAAGCTAAGTACAGACTGAACAATTCTGATAAAAAG ATCAGTGAGGATTCCCGGCTCACTGCTGCCAGCTCCAAACCAAACTGTTCTTCTCTCCCTGTTcgtccctcttctccctctctgcctcgGCTTCTCGGCCCCAGCCAAG aAATAATACATAGAAAAGCAGCCCTAGCCAGTAGCTTCTCACCACCTGCCAGTGTGACTCCTAACGGCCACTTGCTTACCCAGAACTACTCAGAACCTTCAGTGTCTGCACGGAAAGGACAG gCAGCTTCTATAATGGGCTCAAGGAAAAACTCTGAGACTGACAATCCCACATG tttgGGCCGCTCAGAGGAAGAACGTGCTGTGCTGCCTGACCCAGGTAACATCATCATTTTGCCATTCACTTGCATAGCCTACACAACCACCAACCAGGATTTCATCCAGCACCTTTCTGCTGTGATAAGGCAGGTGGTGCAGAGACAGCCGCTTTCCTGGACTGAAGCAGCCAGCAGAAGGGGCCCTGGGAGTGACTCCAGAGACATTGATACGGAGGGTGGCTATTTTGAAATGGGGCTTCCTAAGGGAGAACCAGCTCTGGAGTGGAGCACTGGCCCTGATGGAGGCCCATCGACTGAGCACCTCCACATCCTCAAAGTCCTCTGGAGCTTCTCCATTCAGGTTCACAAAGGCATCCGGCAATTTGCAGCGTGTTTCGTTCTGACGGACAGTGTAGTCGCTGTATTTGAGATTCCCCACGAGGCCTCCGAAGGGAGCAGTCACCACATCCTTTCCTCCTTGAAGCTAGTGTTGTGCTTTCCATATGGGGACCTTACAGAGTTTGGCTTTCTCATGCCAGAAGTGTGCTTAGTGCTAAAGGTGAGGACTGGTGGGCACTGCTTGTGTCTAATTTCAGATGCCTCACATCTTCAGGAGTTTCATTCTTGTTTACACACCTGCTGTTCTCCGCAGGATACGCCTGTGGTAGGTAGTTCCATGCTATATTGTGGCAAGACAAGCTTGCAGGAATTTGTTTACCAGCTTATGGGATTTCACCACATTTCCTCAGAAGACAGTGAGATAAAGGGTTGTTTTCCTGCATATCTTGTTTATGGTGATAAAAGTGACATTTGGCCGACCTCGGGCCACTCTGAGGGAGAGACGGAATGGACTCAGCATGGCCTGCAGCGTCCATTTTGTGAGCCATCTGAAGCAGGGCAGTCTGCAGTTCATCCCTGCTGGATATTTCTAACACCTCAACACTTGAACATATTAAAAGCAGATTTCAGTGCTTTGCCAGAAAAGGGGAGATGCTCTAGTGACACCAGAAAGATCTTCAAACTAAGCCGAATTCCTCTGGCCTCAGTTCTGCTGCACCCAACCCACCAGTCCACTCAGCCTCAAGGTTCTTTCTCCGATGGCCATGTGCTTGAACTGCTGGTTGGATACAGATTTGTCACTGCAGTATTTGTCCTGCCTCatgaaaaattccattttttgagAATCTACAACCTCTTAAGGACTTTCCTACAGGATGTGAAGACTATAGTTATCTTCAAAGCTTCCAAAAATTTGGAAATGGCAAGAAACCACCTCTTGGACTCCAATAATCTGCAGGCAGCGAG CTTCTCCAAGCCTCATTTGActctctcctccccatacccGAGTGAATTTCTGATGCAGAAAATGACCGAAGACAACCAAATTCCTTTTTACTTGccagtctcctcatctcttcAGTACGTGGCTGGATTAAGGGGAAGTGCCATTGTCGAGTTTTTTCATAACAATGTTGCCGAG gttgAAAATGAAGAGTTGAGACACCTCATGTGGTCATCGGTTTTATTCTATAAAACCCCTGATGTGGAGGTCACTGCCTGTGTGTTACTAACCACCAAAGCTGTGTACTTCCTGCTGGACGACTCCATCCGACACCATTGTGAGCCTTTACTAG atttctggaatcagaggaactCTGCTTATGACAGCAGCCCTTTCCATCTGTCCCAGTGCTTTGTTTTAAAGCTCAATGACCTGCAGTCAGTTCATGTAGGACTCTTTGATCAGTATTTTCGGGTTACTG GCTCTTCTGCCGATCACATTGTAACTTGTCTGACTCGAGACAGTTACTGTACTCATGCCTTCATTCAACACCTCATGGCTGTCCTGTCCTTGCTGGCCCGCACACCTTCCCCAGAACCAGTTGACAAGGATTTTTACTCTGAATTTGGGAacaaaaatacag GAAAGATGGACAATTACGAATACATCCACTCTAGCAGAGTAAAATTCATTTAccctaatgaggaggaaattggAGACTTGGCTTTCATTGTGGCCGAGAAGATGGAGGACTTGGCAGAACGCCCTGCTCTGAATATCCTTCTCTACGTTTTGGCATTCCAAGTGAATCCTGTGGAGGGCACTTGTTCAGCTGGCAGTTCACTACAGCCAAAGACACTTATTCTGACCAGTTCAGACTtattcctttttgatgaggaccACGTCAGTTACCCACTGCCTGAGTTTGCCAAAGAGCCGCCAAAGAAAGACAAGTACCAGTTTGTTGATGGCCGGAGAATCCGGGACCTGGACCGGGTCCTCATGGGCTACCAGATGTACCCCCAGGCCCTCACTTTTGTGTTTGATGACGTACAGAACCAAGACTTAATGCAAAACCTCACCCTGGATCACTTTGGAGACACTCTAGTGAATGCCCAGGGAGCCCCCAAACCCAGGGGACGTGATGGAGGCAGAGAAGTGCAGTGGTATGTCTTTATCCCAAGTGCTGAGAGTCGAGAGAAGCTCATCTCGATGCTCGCCAGACAGTGGGAAATTCTGTGTGGACGGGAGCTGCCCCTTGAGCTCACAGGGTAA